CTGTTCCATCGCGAACAGCCAAAATGGTCGATGAGCAGACTGACGATAAGGTTTGCGATGATGGTGACGGCCTGACGGGTGCCGCCCCTGCGGCCTGCAAGCCCCCCAACTATGACGAAACTGTAAGCCTAGTTCGCTGCATTCATGGGCGTTATCTCGGCGCGGAGCCTTGGGTAAGAAAGCAGGAGCGGATCGCTGGCCCGATGGGGTGTGAGTGACGACTTGGGCACCTGCTCCAAGGCACCGCCGGTTCCCGCTTAGCGGTTCTGCATTGAGGGCCTTGGCACGCTCGAGATCAACACGCTGCGTGCGGATGGATGCCAAAGGCGCTGTACATAGCTTGACCGAGCGCTTGACCAAAGGCGCCTTTGGGCGATGCTGCCTCGCTGAAAGGAATCGAGGTCGTCCCCGAGCCAATGCCTATCTTGCTTGCCGCTTGGAAGGCGAGAGCTGCCACCGCCGGCTCGGCGATCCAGGTTGATCGCCGATTGCGAAAAGACGCGAAGAACTCCAGCGGCTGGCGTGGGACAGGGCGGCTCACGTGGAGCCGCCCGATGTTCGCCAGCGAAGCCAGTCACCTGGCCAGTCCAGGCCTAGAAGATAGCCAGACCGTCCATCACCAACGAATAGATTTCGGTACCGTAGGTGAGCACGCCGAGGGGTATTCCCACCGCCGCCCCTACGATCAAAGCGCAGCCCAGTATCGCCAGGATCGGTATGCCAAACAGACGCTGTGTCAAGACAGGGCCGCGACTTGCCTCCGAGGCAGCTTGCTGCCTGGGCTTTCCCGCAGGAGCGCCGGGGTCGTTCTGGGTCCGCGATGACAGGCCAGGCTGCCGGTGCGCTGGCTTACCCTTCCCCTCCATCTCGATCAGGTTGGCGATATCGGCAAGCGTGCCGCTGTTGCGGGTGATCTGCTCATGAGCAGCGCGGAGCGAATCGGGTTTGGCCGAGCGGCCCGTGGTGCGAGGGGGTCTTCTTGAGGCGGTCATAGATACAGGTAACAGCTGACAAGGCTCTGGAATGGTACAGCTTGCAAAGATACTTATGAATATTAGCTGTCTGGAAGAGCTGATTGCGATGAGCGCAGGCCCCATGGGACTCCTCTCTCGGTAGCACCCTGCGCCAGGGTGTCGAGGGAGAAGCAGAGTCCCCGACGGCAGGAGTGAACGGCCGATGACTTGGACTACCTTCACCTAATCTCGCAGCCGCTCAAGAAAAACCAAGAGCGCTCGGCCTTGATTTTCTGCGCCCTTACCGTCTCGTCGATCATCAATCTATTTGAGCCTGGACTGTGGGGATCCAACACCATTCAAAGCCTCCACCGATCAAGAATGTCATCTGCATTCAGCCCATTGAGACCCTTTCCTTCGCCAGCCAGCTTTAATGATCGATAGAAGATTTAGACGGCGGTAAGTTATCACACTCACCCGCCCCTACTCAGGTCTCTTTGAACCTGCTGCCTCGCCTATCCATACCCTTATGCCTGGAAGTTTTACCCAGCCCAAATCAGCATCATATAGTTTCAAGTGCCAGAATGAAAACTTTAAAACTATTGAGCAAACGCCTGAAACTGCCAGACCTAACAAAACATCTTCACCATCATGCGATACAAAAAAAGTATCACATCATAATGAATTTGGTATATTACAAAAAACAAGACCCTCCATAAAATCAGCGCTTTTAACTTTGCAGGGCAATTGGAATGAACAAGGGGTCTGAAGCAGGGGCAATGGAAGCTGAAACTCGTGCGCGTCAGCCGAACATGCTAATCGCGGCTGTAGCCGGCTTCGTCGGAGGTAACGTCTCCAGCTTTGTCAAATGGGGCACTGAAATTCCTTTTCCGCCGCGGACGCCCGATAGGGCCGTGCCGCCCGCCGAAATGCTTCAGAGCATAGGTATCAATCCCAATCTATTTACTTATCAATATTCCGAACATACGTTAAATTTTGCTGTATCCCTGGTTCACCAAGGCTTTTCGGTTTTCTTCGCCATGCTTTATTGCATGCTCGCCGAACGTTGCCCTCGAATTACCCTGTGGCAGGGTCTGGCATTTGGCCTGGCCATCACCGTGGCCTTCCACGGCATCCTGCTGCCAGCCTTCGATTGGGCACCGCCACTGTGGCGACTGCCCTTTACCGAAATCTTCTCGGAAACGTTCGGCCACCTCCTCTGGATGTGGGTGATCGAAGTTTTCCGAAGAGACTTGGTTAGTCGGTGGAAATAAAATCGATCTTCTCGACCCGGGCCTCAATCAGCGCTCGAAACTGAGACTCGCTATTCTAAGCGACCTCTATCTTGCCAGTGCCGCCTCAATACAAAGGCCTGGCGAGATAGAGTCGTCAACAAGATAAAACAAGCGCA
The window above is part of the Pseudomonas oryzihabitans genome. Proteins encoded here:
- a CDS encoding YagU family protein; this translates as MLIAAVAGFVGGNVSSFVKWGTEIPFPPRTPDRAVPPAEMLQSIGINPNLFTYQYSEHTLNFAVSLVHQGFSVFFAMLYCMLAERCPRITLWQGLAFGLAITVAFHGILLPAFDWAPPLWRLPFTEIFSETFGHLLWMWVIEVFRRDLVSRWK